The proteins below come from a single Mucilaginibacter mali genomic window:
- a CDS encoding glutamine synthetase family protein: MDKQQIEAWIQDKDIQKIKFAFADIDGVLRGKLINKEKFLGGLKDGYGFCDVVFGWDSADACYDNVQVTGWHSGYPDKYARIDLSTMRNIPWQNDQPFFLADFTQPDGSSVAACPRSLLKRVAADCEAMGYHPEFAQEFEWFNFNETPQTLQDKEFTKLQPISPGMFGYSILRPSQHSDFYYDLFNLLKGFGVPLEGLHTETGPGVYEAAIAHDHVLVAADMAVLFKTGVKEIASKHGITATFMAKWNANLPGCSGHIHQSLWNKDKSENLFYGASDANKMSDLHKHYLAGQLYCLPHVLPMYAPTINSYKRLVEGAWAPTTITWGLDNRTTAIRVINDTPNHTRLETRIPGSDTNPYLAMSAALASGLYGVKHKLELNIPNTIGNGYQDKTHGQLAANLEDAATAMQNSTVAKELFGDDFVQHFTNTRLWEWRQFIKQVTDWELKRYFEII; the protein is encoded by the coding sequence ATGGATAAGCAACAGATAGAAGCCTGGATACAGGATAAGGATATACAAAAAATAAAATTCGCATTTGCCGATATCGACGGCGTACTGCGCGGTAAACTCATCAACAAGGAAAAGTTTTTAGGCGGATTAAAAGATGGCTATGGCTTTTGCGATGTGGTTTTCGGCTGGGATAGCGCCGATGCCTGCTACGATAATGTGCAGGTGACCGGTTGGCATTCTGGCTACCCGGATAAGTACGCCCGTATCGATCTGTCGACCATGCGCAATATCCCATGGCAAAACGATCAGCCTTTTTTCCTGGCCGATTTTACCCAGCCCGATGGCAGCAGCGTGGCGGCCTGTCCGCGCAGCTTACTAAAACGCGTAGCTGCCGACTGCGAAGCGATGGGTTATCATCCCGAATTTGCCCAAGAGTTTGAATGGTTCAACTTTAACGAGACACCGCAAACGTTACAGGATAAGGAATTTACCAAGTTGCAGCCCATTTCGCCGGGCATGTTCGGATATTCCATACTCCGCCCATCACAGCACAGCGATTTTTATTACGATCTGTTTAACCTGTTAAAAGGCTTCGGCGTACCGCTGGAGGGCTTACATACCGAAACTGGTCCGGGGGTTTACGAAGCCGCCATAGCGCACGATCATGTTTTGGTTGCTGCCGATATGGCCGTTCTGTTCAAAACCGGCGTAAAGGAAATAGCATCCAAACACGGTATCACCGCCACCTTTATGGCCAAATGGAACGCCAACCTGCCGGGCTGTAGCGGGCATATCCATCAAAGCCTGTGGAATAAGGATAAAAGCGAAAATCTGTTCTACGGCGCCAGTGATGCCAATAAGATGAGCGACCTGCATAAGCATTATCTCGCCGGGCAATTATACTGCCTGCCCCATGTCCTGCCCATGTATGCGCCAACAATCAACAGTTACAAACGATTAGTAGAAGGCGCCTGGGCACCAACCACCATCACCTGGGGCCTGGATAACCGTACCACCGCCATCCGTGTAATTAACGATACGCCAAACCACACCCGCTTAGAAACCCGCATTCCTGGTTCGGATACCAACCCGTATTTAGCCATGTCGGCCGCGCTGGCTTCGGGACTATACGGCGTTAAACATAAACTGGAATTAAACATCCCGAACACCATCGGTAACGGTTACCAGGATAAAACGCATGGTCAGCTGGCTGCCAATTTGGAGGATGCAGCGACGGCCATGCAAAACTCAACAGTAGCCAAAGAACTGTTCGGCGATGATTTTGTACAGCATTTTACCAATACCCGCCTGTGGGAGTGGCGGCAGTTTATTAAGCAGGTGACGGATTGGGAGTTGAAGCGGTATTTCGAAATAATATAA
- a CDS encoding GxxExxY protein, which produces MTEQEISNIVIGLGIEVHKALGPGLLESAYKECLYYKILKSGLYAEKEKVMPLIFEEVKLDVGYRIDILVDNKLVIEVKSVEELTDVHMAQTLTYMKLGQYKLGLLMNFNVIKLKDGIKRVINGAL; this is translated from the coding sequence ATGACTGAACAAGAGATTTCTAACATTGTTATTGGATTAGGTATAGAAGTTCATAAAGCTTTGGGGCCAGGGTTATTGGAGAGTGCTTATAAAGAGTGCTTGTATTATAAGATATTAAAGTCAGGGTTGTATGCTGAAAAAGAAAAAGTGATGCCTTTGATTTTTGAAGAAGTTAAATTAGACGTTGGTTATAGAATAGATATTTTAGTTGATAATAAACTCGTGATAGAAGTTAAAAGTGTTGAAGAATTGACCGACGTACACATGGCACAAACACTTACTTATATGAAACTTGGGCAATATAAGTTGGGATTACTGATGAACTTTAACGTGATCAAATTAAAAGATGGTATAAAAAGAGTGATAAACGGCGCATTATAA
- a CDS encoding TIGR01459 family HAD-type hydrolase — MQISCDFKSIVDRYDIIFFDAFGVIKNYKGLVPGIEGTFAYLEAQNKEYYIVTNDASRSPFQLAESYHNKGLHAITHDRIISSGMLAKDYLDLKVPQGIVAYLGTPDSAHYIESQGLHTLPISQVNDDNINEVSALVFLDDEGFDWFSDLNKCVNLLRKRNIPAIVANTDRAYPLNLHDVSIAIGGLANMIENIVGKKFIRFGKPDSQMFMFAYDLIRERRPIDKKNIVMVGDTLQTDIMGGNKFGFDTVLVLSGNTQKVDAKTRINSTGIVPTYICESAVI, encoded by the coding sequence ATGCAGATCAGTTGCGATTTTAAGTCGATAGTAGACCGTTACGATATTATTTTCTTCGATGCCTTTGGCGTTATTAAAAACTATAAAGGTTTGGTGCCGGGTATCGAGGGCACATTTGCCTATCTCGAAGCACAAAACAAAGAGTACTACATCGTTACCAATGATGCTTCGCGCAGCCCGTTTCAATTGGCTGAGTCATACCATAACAAAGGATTGCACGCCATTACGCACGACAGGATCATATCCTCAGGCATGCTGGCCAAAGATTATCTTGATTTGAAAGTGCCTCAAGGGATTGTTGCCTACCTGGGTACGCCCGATTCGGCTCATTATATCGAAAGCCAGGGCTTGCATACCTTGCCCATCAGCCAGGTAAATGATGATAATATCAACGAGGTAAGCGCGCTGGTGTTTTTAGATGACGAGGGCTTCGATTGGTTTAGCGATCTGAATAAATGCGTTAACCTGCTGCGAAAACGCAATATTCCGGCCATTGTGGCCAATACAGACAGGGCGTACCCCCTCAACCTGCACGATGTTTCCATCGCCATTGGCGGGTTAGCCAACATGATCGAGAATATCGTCGGTAAAAAGTTTATCCGCTTCGGTAAACCCGATTCGCAAATGTTCATGTTCGCTTACGACCTGATCCGCGAGCGGCGCCCCATCGACAAAAAAAATATCGTAATGGTAGGGGATACCCTGCAAACCGATATTATGGGCGGCAATAAATTTGGGTTCGATACAGTGTTGGTACTATCGGGCAATACCCAAAAAGTGGATGCCAAAACCCGTATCAATTCCACGGGCATCGTACCCACTTATATCTGCGAGTCGGCTGTTATTTAA
- a CDS encoding fatty acid desaturase — protein sequence MAIKKTDFTYSAHSEPHKIRTKQILKEHPDMRKLIGKNPYTIFAIIGLVAFQITAAWLVSAQSWWVVFAVAYFLGAFADHSLFVMIHECTHQLLFKNRAANRWASILANTPQIFPSAISFEHFHLKHHSFQGVHELDADLPSKWEAKLINNSFLGKAIWLLFFPLFQFFRLPRLKEIKSVDGWVITNFVVQVVFTVAICYFFGWHGLAYLLLSFFFSVGLHPLGARWIQEHYLTHNEEQETYSYYGVLNNVSFNVGYHNEHHDFPSIPWNKLPQIKSTAPAYYDSLQSHKSWTKLWLRFLFDREISLFNRILRKERGSISVKQSYNSTLQQ from the coding sequence ATGGCCATTAAAAAAACAGATTTTACCTATTCAGCACATTCCGAACCACACAAGATCCGAACTAAACAAATTTTAAAAGAGCATCCGGACATGCGGAAACTGATAGGCAAAAACCCGTATACCATATTTGCCATAATAGGTTTAGTCGCTTTTCAAATCACAGCCGCGTGGCTGGTATCGGCACAATCGTGGTGGGTGGTGTTCGCCGTAGCTTATTTCCTGGGTGCCTTTGCCGATCACTCGTTGTTTGTAATGATACACGAGTGTACGCACCAGTTATTATTTAAAAACCGTGCTGCTAACCGTTGGGCCAGTATTTTGGCCAATACACCACAAATATTCCCAAGCGCTATCTCGTTCGAACATTTTCACCTGAAGCACCATTCGTTCCAGGGTGTGCATGAGCTGGATGCCGATCTGCCCAGCAAATGGGAGGCAAAACTCATCAATAACAGTTTTTTAGGCAAGGCTATCTGGCTGCTGTTCTTCCCGTTGTTTCAATTCTTCAGGTTGCCGCGTTTAAAGGAAATTAAAAGTGTTGATGGCTGGGTGATCACCAATTTTGTGGTACAGGTTGTCTTCACAGTAGCTATCTGCTACTTCTTCGGCTGGCATGGTTTGGCTTATCTGTTGTTAAGCTTCTTCTTCTCGGTAGGCTTGCACCCGCTTGGTGCCCGCTGGATCCAGGAACATTATCTAACCCATAACGAAGAGCAGGAAACTTACAGCTACTACGGTGTGCTGAACAACGTGTCATTCAACGTAGGCTACCATAACGAACATCACGATTTCCCATCCATCCCATGGAATAAATTGCCACAGATCAAATCGACAGCTCCGGCTTATTACGATTCGCTGCAATCGCACAAATCGTGGACGAAGCTTTGGCTGCGCTTTTTGTTCGATAGGGAGATCTCGCTGTTTAACCGGATCCTGCGTAAAGAACGTGGCAGCATTAGCGTAAAACAATCGTACAACAGCACGCTGCAACAATAA
- a CDS encoding response regulator, producing MFKFSFRNQVLLGFAISILLVFAVGLLSNNSIKELEGDMGMVEHTQQVINTSDELLQNLIDAETGMRGYCASERKVFLEPYNQALPTINENLRNLKGYIRDNPAQVQRTDTLAKYVSGELAILKENIETRDSKGLEYMVQNQMFLNGKRNMDMIRSVLSEIKKTESKLMTDRKNSTQSAADAAIKIIFMGSAAFLAIIIMLFIFIQKTFNQQRKAEETIRVANTQLEAVLAENESKNWQLTGTSQLNDKMQGQQSEKELSETILAEVCKYTNAITGTLYLFNEQEQALDLYAYYAFHDLSVVKKRISLSEGWLGQVAKDQKPAVIQGTLNDKLGLETSIISQELAEIMIVPFFFDRKLKGVVEIAFQNQLQANVKDYILAVANTMGIAINTAQARTIMHDLFEETQQQAEELEAQQEEMRVTNEELLNKTEMLQASEEELRVQQEELRTINVELEEKASLLEEKNQAIEEARASINVKVQELETTGKYKSEFLANMSHELRTPLNSILVLARILKDNKSDNLSDDQIKYASVIFNAGNDLLTLINDILDLSKIESGKLEIMNDQIAVKDILDDMEMLFSEMAANKKINFTNTVTDVPAKIFTDKMRVEQVIKNMLSNAFKFTPEGGSIAINVTPGAVAKTINFTIKDSGIGIAPEKQKLIFEAFQQADGSTSRKYGGTGLGLSISRELSSLLGGRISVASEPGKGSEFTLTIPFEAEVNPGQEEALPTAETFVPSKEFLKPAAQIERRDPNKEPLVVIVEDDKNFAEILKDYAKEHGYRAITINEGTHAFETIKENQPDAVILDIMLPGKDGWQILKELKSASETSSIPVHLMSAGEAAANRVRREGAISFMKKPIDTGTLDKLFGEMTKQSGVVFKQILLIEDHKAQSEALKQMMEKQGITVDQAFDGASAFEMLNEHEYQCVILDLNLPDISGLDLLDKIKAVDKFAGLPVIVNTAMELDKTSVNRLMQYANAMVVKTTKSSDRLIDEVNLFLHKISSTQQQAPAAGGRPSPVSQGKEKLKGKKVLVVDDDMRNIFALTSALQTFDLVVEIANDGEEAIAKLEENSDIDIVLMDIMMPKMDGYEATRYIRKQNKWAKLPVIALTAKAMRDDREKCIAAGASDYITKPVDIDRLISLMQLWLEK from the coding sequence ATGTTTAAATTCTCTTTTCGTAATCAGGTTCTTTTAGGGTTTGCGATATCTATTCTATTGGTATTTGCCGTTGGCCTGTTATCTAATAACAGCATTAAAGAGTTAGAGGGCGACATGGGCATGGTTGAGCACACCCAACAGGTGATCAATACATCCGACGAACTTTTACAAAACTTAATTGACGCCGAAACAGGGATGCGTGGGTATTGCGCATCGGAAAGGAAAGTGTTCCTGGAGCCCTATAACCAGGCACTACCCACCATTAACGAGAATTTGCGTAACCTGAAGGGGTATATCAGGGATAACCCTGCACAGGTACAACGTACAGATACACTTGCCAAATATGTAAGCGGCGAATTGGCGATTTTAAAAGAAAATATCGAGACCCGCGATTCCAAAGGCTTAGAGTACATGGTTCAAAACCAAATGTTTTTGAACGGAAAACGAAATATGGACATGATCCGCAGCGTGCTTTCGGAGATAAAAAAGACCGAGAGCAAGCTGATGACCGACAGAAAGAACAGCACCCAATCTGCAGCTGATGCCGCCATCAAAATTATTTTCATGGGTTCGGCAGCGTTCCTGGCCATCATCATCATGCTGTTTATCTTTATCCAAAAAACGTTTAACCAGCAGCGCAAAGCAGAGGAGACGATAAGGGTAGCTAATACCCAGCTTGAAGCAGTATTGGCTGAAAACGAATCCAAAAACTGGCAACTGACCGGCACAAGCCAATTGAATGATAAAATGCAAGGCCAGCAAAGCGAAAAGGAACTATCTGAAACTATACTGGCCGAGGTTTGTAAATATACCAACGCTATCACCGGTACACTATACCTGTTTAATGAGCAGGAACAGGCGTTAGATCTATATGCTTATTACGCCTTCCACGATCTTTCGGTAGTTAAAAAACGCATCTCATTATCCGAAGGCTGGTTGGGTCAGGTAGCAAAAGATCAGAAGCCGGCTGTTATACAGGGTACGCTTAATGATAAACTGGGACTGGAAACTTCCATCATTAGCCAGGAACTGGCCGAGATCATGATCGTGCCGTTCTTCTTCGATAGGAAATTGAAAGGTGTTGTGGAGATCGCTTTCCAAAACCAGTTACAGGCAAACGTTAAAGATTATATCCTTGCCGTTGCAAATACCATGGGTATTGCTATCAATACCGCGCAGGCCCGCACCATTATGCACGATCTGTTTGAGGAAACTCAACAGCAGGCCGAGGAACTGGAAGCGCAACAGGAAGAAATGCGCGTAACCAACGAAGAGTTACTGAACAAAACCGAAATGCTGCAGGCGTCGGAAGAGGAACTGCGTGTGCAGCAGGAGGAATTGCGTACCATTAATGTTGAACTGGAAGAAAAAGCCAGCCTGCTTGAAGAAAAGAACCAGGCCATTGAAGAGGCCCGCGCGTCTATCAACGTTAAGGTGCAGGAGCTGGAAACTACCGGCAAATACAAATCGGAGTTTTTGGCCAACATGAGCCACGAATTACGCACACCGCTGAACAGTATTCTGGTGCTTGCGCGGATCCTGAAGGATAACAAGAGCGATAACCTGTCGGACGATCAGATCAAATACGCCAGTGTGATATTTAACGCCGGTAACGACCTGCTGACCCTGATCAACGATATCCTCGACCTGTCGAAGATAGAATCGGGCAAGCTGGAGATCATGAACGACCAGATAGCCGTGAAGGATATCCTTGATGATATGGAAATGCTGTTCTCGGAAATGGCGGCCAACAAAAAGATCAACTTCACAAATACAGTTACCGACGTTCCGGCTAAGATATTTACCGATAAGATGCGGGTAGAGCAGGTGATCAAGAACATGCTTTCAAACGCGTTTAAGTTTACGCCTGAGGGTGGTTCGATAGCCATTAACGTTACCCCGGGCGCTGTGGCCAAAACCATCAACTTTACTATAAAAGATAGCGGTATTGGTATAGCTCCTGAAAAACAGAAACTGATCTTCGAGGCGTTCCAGCAGGCGGATGGTTCAACCAGCCGCAAATACGGCGGTACGGGCCTGGGCTTATCCATCAGCCGCGAATTGTCGTCGTTATTGGGCGGCCGTATCTCGGTAGCAAGTGAGCCGGGTAAAGGCAGCGAGTTTACGTTGACCATCCCTTTTGAAGCCGAAGTTAATCCCGGCCAGGAAGAAGCCTTGCCAACTGCCGAAACCTTTGTACCATCGAAAGAATTTTTAAAACCGGCGGCACAGATAGAACGCAGAGACCCTAACAAGGAGCCCTTAGTGGTGATCGTAGAAGATGATAAAAACTTTGCCGAGATCCTGAAGGATTATGCTAAAGAACACGGCTACCGGGCTATTACCATTAACGAGGGTACACATGCCTTTGAAACCATTAAAGAGAACCAGCCCGACGCGGTAATACTGGATATTATGTTGCCGGGTAAGGATGGCTGGCAGATACTGAAAGAACTGAAGAGCGCGAGTGAAACATCGTCAATACCGGTACATTTAATGTCGGCGGGCGAGGCTGCGGCCAATAGGGTACGCAGGGAAGGCGCCATCAGCTTTATGAAGAAGCCGATAGATACCGGTACGCTTGACAAACTATTTGGAGAGATGACAAAGCAGAGCGGGGTTGTATTTAAGCAAATATTGCTGATCGAGGACCATAAAGCACAAAGCGAAGCTTTGAAGCAGATGATGGAGAAGCAGGGCATCACGGTAGACCAGGCTTTTGATGGCGCGTCGGCATTTGAGATGCTGAATGAGCACGAATACCAGTGTGTGATACTGGATTTGAACCTGCCCGATATCTCAGGGCTCGACCTTTTAGATAAGATAAAGGCGGTTGATAAATTCGCGGGCTTACCAGTGATCGTAAATACGGCGATGGAACTGGATAAAACATCGGTAAACAGGCTGATGCAGTATGCCAATGCCATGGTGGTAAAAACTACCAAATCATCAGACAGGCTGATAGATGAGGTAAACCTATTCCTGCATAAAATAAGCAGTACCCAGCAACAGGCACCGGCTGCAGGCGGCAGGCCAAGCCCGGTATCGCAGGGTAAGGAAAAACTAAAAGGCAAAAAAGTACTGGTGGTTGATGATGATATGCGTAATATCTTTGCGCTGACAAGCGCCCTGCAAACCTTTGATCTGGTGGTGGAAATAGCCAACGATGGGGAAGAGGCCATAGCTAAATTAGAGGAAAATAGTGATATAGATATTGTGCTGATGGATATCATGATGCCAAAAATGGATGGCTACGAAGCCACACGTTATATCCGCAAGCAAAACAAATGGGCTAAGCTGCCTGTAATAGCATTAACAGCAAAGGCAATGCGGGACGACCGGGAGAAATGCATTGCTGCCGGCGCCAGTGATTATATCACCAAACCGGTAGATATCGACAGGCTGATATCCCTGATGCAATTGTGGCTGGAAAAATAA
- a CDS encoding CheR family methyltransferase has protein sequence MDDANPYGNITTPQLLELIDLVKRVHGFDFSQYTKASLKRRLARIMQFKKLSFYDLKHVLVNDQQIFQDFLEEITVNVTEMFRDPSFYKSLNNHVLPYLSSYQHIKIWSAGCSSGEEVYSLAILLKEANLRQKSFIYGTDINTEVLKEARMGIYSLRKIKTYAENYSFTGLPGTITDHFTIMYDAASIHSEYKQNTLFSVHNLISDTVFNEFQLISCRNVFIYFESELQERILELFYKSLCPLGFLCLGSKEAIRSDFFRKRFKVIDQKENIYQKIGT, from the coding sequence ATGGATGATGCTAACCCTTACGGCAACATAACTACGCCGCAACTACTCGAACTTATTGACCTGGTAAAACGGGTGCATGGGTTCGATTTTTCTCAGTATACCAAGGCCTCGCTGAAGCGCAGGCTGGCCCGTATTATGCAGTTTAAAAAACTGTCGTTTTACGATTTGAAGCATGTGCTGGTGAACGATCAGCAGATCTTCCAGGATTTTTTGGAAGAGATCACCGTCAATGTTACCGAAATGTTCCGCGATCCATCGTTCTATAAATCGCTGAACAACCATGTGCTGCCTTATCTGTCGTCATATCAGCATATAAAAATATGGAGCGCCGGCTGCTCGTCGGGCGAAGAGGTTTACTCGCTGGCTATTTTATTGAAAGAAGCCAATTTGCGCCAAAAATCATTTATATACGGCACCGATATCAATACCGAAGTACTTAAGGAAGCGCGCATGGGGATATATAGTTTGCGCAAAATAAAAACCTATGCCGAGAATTATTCGTTTACAGGTTTGCCGGGCACGATAACCGATCATTTTACCATTATGTACGATGCGGCCAGCATCCATAGCGAGTATAAGCAAAACACGCTGTTCTCGGTACATAATTTAATATCGGATACGGTGTTTAACGAGTTTCAGCTCATCAGCTGCCGAAACGTGTTTATTTACTTCGAATCGGAGTTGCAGGAGCGCATACTGGAACTGTTTTACAAAAGCCTGTGCCCGCTGGGTTTCCTGTGCCTGGGCAGTAAAGAGGCCATACGGTCGGACTTTTTCAGGAAGCGGTTTAAAGTAATAGACCAAAAAGAGAATATATACCAAAAAATTGGCACTTAA
- a CDS encoding chemotaxis protein CheB: protein MALNKDIVQRWHNSQVVLIGGSAGSFKPIFRAVKNFTDSLNKSVIIVIHRKKNFFSEIEKLFAENSRMLLKEISDKDVIRNNTVYIAPANYHVLIESEKVFSLDVSDAVWYSKPSIDVTFESAADVYGSQCTAILLSGANQDGAEGLLKLKTAGALTIVQDPDEADMAEMPLSAIHLGAARYILSNDEIFELLKI from the coding sequence TTGGCACTTAATAAAGATATCGTTCAACGCTGGCACAACTCGCAGGTTGTGCTGATCGGCGGCTCCGCCGGGTCTTTCAAACCTATATTTCGTGCTGTTAAAAATTTTACCGATAGCCTCAACAAGTCTGTAATTATCGTCATCCACCGGAAAAAGAATTTTTTTAGCGAAATAGAAAAACTGTTTGCCGAAAATAGTCGTATGTTGCTGAAGGAGATATCGGATAAAGATGTGATCAGGAATAATACCGTTTACATTGCGCCGGCTAACTATCATGTACTGATAGAAAGTGAAAAGGTGTTCAGCCTGGATGTTTCAGACGCGGTGTGGTATTCAAAACCATCGATAGATGTAACATTTGAAAGTGCCGCCGATGTTTATGGCAGTCAATGTACGGCCATACTATTATCAGGTGCTAACCAGGATGGTGCCGAAGGCTTGCTGAAGCTAAAAACTGCAGGAGCTTTAACCATAGTGCAGGATCCGGATGAAGCCGACATGGCAGAAATGCCGCTATCAGCCATTCATTTAGGTGCTGCCAGGTATATCCTGTCAAACGATGAAATATTTGAATTATTAAAAATATAA
- a CDS encoding hybrid sensor histidine kinase/response regulator encodes MAPVNILIVDDREENIIALEALLNRDDIRMFSTTSPNDALKIAWENPIAIALVDVQMPEMDGFELVEMLKANPKTKDILVIFVTAISKESKYVVKGLGTGAVDYLYKPLDPYITSAKVDAFIQLARNQAEIKEKNIELQNFAIVVKNSADMICAIDAQTLRIASINPAIEKIMGFKPDEVIGRGVVDLAIDEDQVPFRKKLGEIIKDNLQFAVFEYRFETFEKRVIWAECRMSYRNKTIFLNISDISPQKSFQEQLIKSKEAAEYGKKVKETFLANMSHELRTPVNGIIGITNLLRKTNIDEQQKSMLDLLETSSQSLLGVINDVLDISKIEAGKFSIVRTPNNLRAIVKAVYDLLKFKADEHNIEFLLEIAEDAPQYIQVDSLRLNQILMNLLSNAIKFTDRGHVKLKVTVMQKHNNKVKLKFSIEDTGIGIASDKIATIFESFEQAEDDTTAKYGGTGLGLTIVKKLIELKGGDLTVSSQVGKGSVFNFTNWYEVVDQPKEKATVRDVPRVLAPFKENISVLVVEDNLVNQFMLSKILKEWNVSVDMVDNGRKALDKLKENDYDVVLMDTHMPEMSGYQTAKTIRVDFEEPKRSVPIISLSAASYDHEQQQAISAGMNDVLAKPFMPYELHEKILKLLK; translated from the coding sequence ATGGCCCCTGTTAATATTTTAATTGTGGATGATCGCGAGGAGAACATTATTGCCCTCGAGGCTTTATTGAACCGCGACGACATCCGCATGTTTTCAACCACCTCGCCCAACGATGCTTTAAAGATCGCGTGGGAGAACCCCATTGCTATCGCGCTTGTCGACGTTCAGATGCCCGAAATGGATGGCTTTGAACTGGTGGAGATGCTGAAAGCTAATCCCAAAACAAAGGATATATTGGTAATATTTGTAACCGCTATATCAAAAGAATCTAAATACGTTGTAAAGGGTTTAGGCACCGGCGCGGTAGATTACCTGTATAAACCATTAGATCCGTATATCACATCGGCCAAGGTTGATGCATTTATACAACTGGCCCGCAACCAGGCCGAGATAAAGGAAAAGAACATCGAGCTTCAGAATTTTGCCATTGTTGTAAAAAACTCGGCCGATATGATTTGCGCTATCGACGCGCAAACCCTGCGCATTGCCAGCATAAACCCCGCTATCGAAAAAATAATGGGTTTTAAGCCCGATGAGGTGATTGGCAGGGGCGTGGTGGATCTGGCAATTGACGAAGATCAGGTTCCGTTCAGGAAAAAATTGGGTGAGATCATAAAAGATAACCTGCAATTTGCGGTTTTTGAGTACCGCTTTGAAACCTTTGAAAAGCGTGTGATCTGGGCTGAGTGCCGGATGTCGTACCGTAACAAAACTATTTTCCTCAATATCAGCGATATCTCCCCGCAAAAAAGTTTCCAGGAGCAACTGATCAAATCGAAAGAAGCGGCCGAGTACGGCAAAAAAGTGAAAGAGACTTTTTTGGCCAACATGAGTCATGAATTACGTACCCCGGTAAACGGTATCATCGGTATCACCAACCTGCTGCGTAAAACCAATATCGATGAGCAGCAAAAAAGTATGCTCGATCTGCTGGAAACATCCTCACAGTCGCTTTTAGGGGTGATAAATGATGTGCTGGATATCTCGAAGATAGAGGCCGGTAAATTCAGCATTGTACGCACGCCAAATAACCTGCGCGCTATTGTAAAGGCTGTTTACGATTTGCTGAAGTTTAAAGCCGATGAACACAATATTGAGTTTTTACTGGAAATAGCCGAGGATGCGCCCCAATACATACAGGTAGATTCGCTGCGTTTGAACCAGATACTGATGAACCTGCTGAGCAATGCCATTAAGTTTACCGACAGGGGGCACGTGAAGCTGAAGGTTACGGTAATGCAAAAGCATAACAATAAGGTAAAGCTTAAATTTAGTATAGAAGATACCGGTATCGGTATCGCGTCGGACAAGATCGCTACCATATTCGAATCGTTTGAACAGGCCGAAGACGATACGACCGCTAAATATGGCGGAACGGGCCTGGGGCTAACAATTGTAAAGAAACTAATTGAGTTAAAAGGCGGCGACCTGACGGTGAGCAGCCAGGTGGGCAAGGGTAGCGTATTTAATTTTACTAACTGGTACGAAGTGGTAGACCAACCAAAGGAAAAAGCAACTGTGCGCGATGTGCCGCGGGTATTAGCGCCGTTTAAAGAGAATATAAGCGTTTTAGTGGTAGAAGATAACCTGGTGAACCAGTTTATGCTATCGAAGATATTAAAGGAGTGGAACGTTAGCGTTGATATGGTTGACAATGGCCGCAAAGCATTGGACAAACTAAAAGAAAACGATTACGACGTGGTGCTTATGGATACCCACATGCCCGAAATGAGCGGTTACCAAACTGCCAAAACCATCCGTGTTGATTTTGAGGAGCCGAAGCGTAGCGTTCCTATTATCTCGTTATCAGCCGCCTCCTACGATCATGAGCAACAGCAGGCCATATCTGCCGGTATGAATGATGTGCTGGCCAAGCCTTTTATGCCGTATGAATTGCATGAGAAGATATTGAAGCTACTTAAGTAG